Proteins from one Suncus etruscus isolate mSunEtr1 chromosome 3, mSunEtr1.pri.cur, whole genome shotgun sequence genomic window:
- the SHISA4 gene encoding protein shisa-4, which produces MPSAGPRRAAPFATIVLLVLGAPLAMAVQNCLWYLDRNGSWHPGFDCEFLSFCCGTCYQRFCCRDLTLLITERQQKHCLAFSPKTIAGITSAVILFVAVVATTICCFLCSCCYLYRRRQQLQSPFEGQEIPMTGIPVQPIYPYPQDPKAGPAPPQPGFMYPPSGPAPQYPLYPAGPPIYNPAAPPPYMPPQPSYPGA; this is translated from the exons ATGCCGTCCGCAGGGCCCCGCAGGGCGGCGCCGTTCGCCACCATCGTCCTCCTGGTGCTGGGCGCCCCACTGG CGATGGCCGTCCAGAACTGTCTGTGGTACCTGGACCGGAATGGGTCCTGGCACCCCGGCTTCGACTGCGAGTTCTTAAGCTTCTGTTGCGGCACCTGCTACCAGCGCTTCTGTTGCCGGGACCTGACCCTGCTCATCACCGAGCGGCAGCAGAAGCACTGCCTGGCCTTCAG ccccaagacaatAGCAGGCATCACCTCTGCCGTCATCCTCTTCGTGGCGGTGGTGGCCACGACCATCTGTTGCTTCCTCTGCTCCTGTTGCTACCTGTACCGCCGGCGCCAGCAGCTGCAGAGCCCATTCGAAG GCCAGGAGATTCCGATGACTGGCATTCCAGTGCAGCCAATTTACCCCTACCCCCAGGACCCCAAAGCTGGCCCTGCACCCCCACAGCCTGGCTTCATGTACCCTCCTAGCGGTCCTGCTCCACAGTATCCACTCTACCCGGCAGGGCCACCTATCTACAACCCTGCAG CACCTCCCCCCTACATGCCACCACAGCCCTCCTACCCTGGAGCCTGA